One segment of Methanothermobacter sp. DNA contains the following:
- a CDS encoding DUF6569 family protein, translating into MNEIVKSCLDSLEFLKPQVSGQMEVIPVRAPEGSQNYLTLRDAMSKDLISIGEVDEYGSVPTVLAVNRADEPVLIIDGEELEGAKQNRVANVTVLLPEKSETMIPVSCVEQGRWSYTSKEFRDPERVAALNVRVTKTRTVTENLENIGRSAEIDDAPEDEHVIRDTFEDIREINIRNQEELLQAYCSRQSSVWDEVNRLHRRAGSTSKTGAMADAYRKKRKTLEEFKKPFKPLKDQNGVLVAINGRIAGFELVSRSSAYRKLHDKIIKSYAIEAMLHDDVKYDPVDPDGFIERIMNAEEHRYPSPGYGIDHRYTAEGLVGSTLTHAGEVIHSVFFNLQEDSGGIRGYRERAETMRRNSHHV; encoded by the coding sequence TTGAATGAGATAGTCAAGAGCTGTCTTGATAGCCTGGAGTTCCTCAAACCCCAGGTTTCAGGTCAGATGGAGGTCATCCCGGTGAGGGCGCCTGAGGGGAGCCAGAACTACCTTACACTGAGAGATGCCATGAGCAAGGACCTCATAAGTATAGGTGAGGTGGACGAATATGGCTCAGTACCCACGGTACTTGCAGTTAACCGGGCTGATGAACCCGTACTCATAATTGACGGGGAGGAACTGGAGGGTGCCAAGCAGAACCGTGTGGCCAACGTCACAGTTCTGTTGCCTGAGAAGTCAGAAACCATGATACCTGTAAGCTGCGTGGAGCAGGGCAGATGGTCCTACACCTCAAAGGAGTTCAGGGACCCTGAAAGGGTGGCTGCACTCAACGTAAGGGTTACCAAGACAAGGACCGTGACAGAGAACCTTGAGAACATTGGTAGAAGCGCTGAAATAGATGATGCCCCTGAGGATGAGCATGTCATACGTGACACCTTTGAGGATATCAGGGAGATCAATATCAGGAACCAGGAAGAGTTACTGCAGGCGTACTGCTCACGCCAGAGCAGCGTATGGGATGAGGTTAACAGGCTCCACAGGAGGGCCGGCTCAACCTCAAAAACAGGTGCAATGGCAGATGCCTACAGAAAGAAGAGAAAGACACTGGAGGAATTCAAAAAACCATTCAAACCGCTTAAAGATCAGAACGGAGTGCTTGTTGCAATCAACGGTAGAATTGCAGGATTTGAACTTGTATCAAGAAGTTCAGCCTACAGGAAACTCCATGATAAGATCATAAAGAGCTATGCAATCGAGGCCATGCTCCATGATGATGTAAAATACGACCCTGTGGACCCCGATGGCTTCATTGAGAGGATCATGAACGCAGAAGAACACCGTTACCCATCCCCCGGCTACGGGATAGACCACAGGTACACTGCAGAGGGTCTTGTGGGCTCGACCCTGACACATGCAGGTGAGGTCATACACTCTGTGTTCTTCAACCTCCAGGAGGATAGCGGGGGTATCAGAGGTTACAGGGAGAGGGCTGAGACCATGAGGAGAAACAGCCACCACGTTTAA
- a CDS encoding cobaltochelatase subunit CobN — MTGREYITLMLFLVILALTAPVSAANSTDGGNQSDIHFLVITWPTEAGQLVQPMHEISSRYPEVKFKARSTTQVSENVSEIPELVEWAHVIYLSNIQPGIVTDTLVNLKSQGKLDGKVIASYPSPYFSIPVVRLSNFAGVRFVNANGTALTDMEIQQIFSSISYPPMGKTSMQMVDMLKAQYPAMADYLEVKKYYVPDTASPENRARMLEYILAKSFPGRFNCTAPTTVPQFGLYRNGRLYSNFTEYASLYLRPGRRTVGITAWSALTFERGDLRHIDAMIEALEVQGLNVLPLISQSNMGNGMYEFAGIRSYFIDQATNMSRVDAIISLTWLVGGETSKAMVNSLINTHGILLVPAFIYGSDVNTWEIETSGLGINTNVIALKETQGQIMPVVMGATCRVTDTLTGIAVDLTEPITERVERLASRIAAWSRLRVLANSDKRVALIYYNYPPGKQGIAGADSLNGPESIMEILRILNASGYRVDVPAGTGALLDLMLSGGINVGTWAPGELEKLAEHAVLYPVNEFMDWYRNLPEVTRLQMEQGPMGYMEAICRKVYNLNPARVTADLRATSARILSEWYRELRSTLESMNITQKQNALRYLDEAHAALQSILNHENRWADFQRAKTSFLNLRIPGLCGWGAPPGNVMTVTRNGTRYFVLPVIKLGNIYLAAQPQRGYENADFLYHSTVIPPHYQYLAFYSYLQGRADAAVYLGRHGTYEWLPGKDAGLSGADFPEICTGNIPSIYLYTMDGVGEALHAKRRGLAVIISHLVQPLAATVLDDDMMALKTLTERYMQERNSALIPQMVELASRLHLESVVNFSESPEKLAEGIHDYIIHLQSSITPLGLHVFGRDWTPEMVRALVLSMASRITAVPAGGNRFITPEEALRNITGAVDLIIETVRSGGNVTEALRERCGRVLSAFEEAAAVKVASFAASIIESPARERSMLLRALNGLYIPPSLGNDPIRTPEALPTGGNLYGLDPQKLPYWDAYLKALDLVRDALAAYNGTPEELGVVLWATETQRDNGATIAFIMRLLGVEPVYAQQAQRSGNVLGVRAVPLSELGRPRIDVLITISGILRETFPQCAVLIDRSVRVALAASYTTLAGEISRKPEPMRSRLREALDAALETVRVAGLFVPGDDPLEMNFIALHWLSDTEALLSKNFGASEAGRMAVSRIFGPPPGEWGSSGVRTGAQLSDTWSDRLELGDAFISDMKYSYREDDWGSINTEIFTRRLRDIDGVYHSRSDTKHGVLDLDHNYEFLGGFSLAVERVKGRRPELFILNQVNPAKPGIDTLSEFILRDLHSKFFNREWISAMMREGYAGASYISGNFFENLWGWKVTVPDAVTDSMWNEAVNIYIRDRYGLGVREWLSTGKNAYALISITGTLLNAARRGYWNADRETLRMLADIYVRTTSEYGVACCHHTCGNIQLNSWILKLSSLNSAELRTFLEKFRYATGAAIQVEGDPAPDVTPGRPGGSENPSTPGGSEGHISPGRSVSAVSEEASAKSQNTPSETGKESGKAYEVAASSNSNSGSTETPLYAILGIVSIVALLGAGYLKGTGR; from the coding sequence ATGACTGGAAGAGAATACATTACACTGATGCTATTCCTTGTGATCTTAGCACTGACAGCGCCTGTATCGGCAGCCAACAGTACAGACGGTGGAAACCAGAGCGATATACACTTTCTCGTGATAACATGGCCCACAGAGGCAGGGCAGCTAGTCCAGCCCATGCACGAGATAAGCAGCAGATACCCTGAGGTGAAATTCAAAGCCAGGAGCACAACACAGGTTTCCGAGAACGTGAGTGAGATCCCTGAACTCGTGGAATGGGCCCACGTAATTTACCTCAGTAACATACAGCCAGGGATAGTCACAGATACCCTTGTAAACCTGAAATCCCAGGGAAAACTCGATGGTAAGGTGATAGCGTCCTATCCAAGCCCCTACTTCTCAATTCCAGTGGTTAGGCTCTCAAACTTCGCCGGTGTGAGGTTTGTGAATGCCAATGGAACAGCACTGACTGACATGGAGATACAGCAGATATTCTCAAGCATATCATACCCCCCGATGGGGAAGACATCCATGCAGATGGTTGACATGCTCAAGGCCCAGTACCCTGCAATGGCAGATTACCTTGAAGTCAAAAAGTATTATGTTCCAGATACCGCTTCACCTGAAAACAGGGCACGGATGCTTGAATACATACTTGCAAAGAGTTTCCCTGGCAGATTCAACTGCACGGCACCAACCACGGTGCCACAGTTTGGCCTATACCGTAACGGAAGACTCTACAGTAACTTCACAGAATACGCGTCCCTCTACCTGAGACCCGGAAGGAGAACAGTGGGAATAACCGCCTGGAGCGCGCTCACCTTTGAAAGGGGTGACCTCCGACATATAGATGCAATGATAGAGGCCCTTGAGGTCCAGGGACTCAATGTGCTTCCGCTTATCTCCCAGTCAAACATGGGTAACGGTATGTACGAATTTGCAGGTATAAGGAGCTACTTCATTGACCAGGCAACCAACATGTCAAGGGTCGATGCCATCATCAGCCTGACATGGCTGGTTGGTGGTGAGACCAGCAAGGCAATGGTTAACAGCCTCATAAACACCCACGGGATACTCCTAGTACCGGCGTTCATATATGGCTCAGATGTGAACACCTGGGAAATAGAAACATCGGGTCTGGGTATAAACACAAATGTGATCGCCCTCAAGGAGACCCAGGGACAGATAATGCCCGTGGTGATGGGTGCAACATGCCGTGTAACCGACACCCTCACGGGAATTGCCGTTGACCTCACAGAGCCCATTACAGAAAGGGTGGAGCGACTTGCATCCAGGATAGCGGCATGGAGCCGCCTCAGGGTACTTGCAAACAGTGATAAGAGGGTTGCGCTCATCTACTACAACTACCCACCCGGAAAACAGGGAATCGCAGGTGCGGATTCACTAAACGGCCCTGAATCAATAATGGAGATCCTCCGGATCCTGAATGCCAGCGGATACAGGGTTGATGTGCCTGCAGGTACCGGGGCACTCCTTGACCTCATGCTCAGCGGCGGGATAAACGTGGGTACATGGGCCCCCGGCGAACTTGAGAAACTTGCAGAGCATGCAGTGCTCTACCCTGTGAATGAATTCATGGACTGGTACCGGAATCTCCCTGAGGTTACAAGGCTTCAGATGGAGCAGGGACCCATGGGCTATATGGAGGCCATCTGCAGGAAGGTCTACAATCTCAATCCAGCGCGGGTAACCGCGGATTTAAGGGCGACATCAGCAAGGATCCTCAGCGAATGGTACAGGGAACTCAGGTCCACCCTGGAGTCCATGAACATAACACAGAAGCAGAACGCACTGAGATACCTTGATGAGGCCCACGCGGCACTTCAGAGTATACTGAACCATGAAAACCGCTGGGCTGACTTCCAGAGGGCGAAGACATCATTCCTGAATCTCAGGATACCCGGACTGTGTGGATGGGGCGCCCCTCCAGGCAATGTGATGACTGTTACACGAAACGGCACCAGGTACTTCGTGCTCCCTGTTATAAAACTCGGGAACATCTACCTGGCTGCCCAGCCACAGAGGGGCTATGAAAACGCTGATTTCCTCTATCACAGCACTGTTATACCGCCACACTATCAGTACCTTGCATTCTACTCCTACCTTCAGGGGCGTGCTGATGCAGCGGTCTACCTGGGAAGGCATGGAACCTATGAGTGGCTGCCAGGGAAGGACGCCGGACTTTCAGGGGCCGATTTCCCTGAAATCTGCACAGGGAACATACCATCAATCTACCTCTACACCATGGATGGTGTGGGTGAGGCCCTCCATGCCAAGAGGCGCGGCCTTGCAGTTATCATAAGCCACCTGGTACAGCCCCTTGCAGCGACAGTCCTTGATGATGACATGATGGCACTCAAGACACTGACAGAGAGGTACATGCAGGAGAGGAACAGCGCACTTATCCCGCAGATGGTGGAACTTGCATCCCGCCTGCATCTGGAATCCGTGGTGAACTTCAGCGAATCACCCGAGAAACTTGCAGAGGGTATACACGACTACATCATCCATCTGCAGTCCTCCATCACACCACTGGGGCTCCATGTATTTGGACGTGACTGGACACCTGAGATGGTGAGGGCACTTGTACTCTCAATGGCATCAAGGATCACAGCGGTGCCTGCTGGAGGCAACAGGTTTATAACACCGGAGGAAGCCCTCAGAAACATAACAGGCGCGGTGGATCTTATCATTGAAACCGTGCGGAGTGGTGGTAATGTCACAGAGGCCCTCAGGGAAAGGTGTGGCAGGGTCCTATCGGCATTTGAGGAGGCCGCCGCGGTGAAGGTGGCATCATTCGCCGCCAGTATCATTGAAAGCCCTGCCAGGGAGCGTTCAATGCTTCTCAGGGCACTCAATGGACTCTACATTCCCCCATCCCTGGGTAACGACCCCATAAGGACCCCTGAGGCCCTTCCGACGGGTGGTAACCTCTATGGCCTTGACCCCCAGAAGCTGCCCTACTGGGACGCCTACCTTAAGGCATTGGACCTTGTGAGGGATGCGCTCGCAGCCTACAACGGGACCCCTGAGGAACTGGGTGTGGTGCTCTGGGCAACCGAGACCCAGAGGGATAACGGTGCCACCATTGCCTTCATAATGAGGCTTCTTGGTGTTGAACCGGTCTATGCACAGCAGGCCCAGAGGAGCGGCAACGTCCTGGGTGTGAGGGCAGTTCCACTATCAGAGCTTGGCAGGCCCAGAATCGACGTCCTCATTACCATATCAGGTATACTCAGGGAGACCTTCCCCCAGTGCGCGGTTCTCATTGACAGGTCCGTGAGGGTGGCGCTTGCAGCGTCATACACAACACTTGCAGGGGAGATTTCAAGGAAACCTGAACCAATGAGGTCCCGACTCAGGGAGGCCCTGGATGCTGCTCTTGAAACAGTGAGGGTTGCAGGTCTCTTTGTGCCAGGGGACGATCCCCTTGAGATGAACTTCATAGCACTGCACTGGCTCAGCGACACAGAGGCTCTTCTTTCGAAGAACTTTGGAGCTTCCGAGGCGGGTAGGATGGCTGTGAGCAGGATATTCGGTCCTCCACCTGGCGAGTGGGGGTCATCAGGTGTTAGAACAGGTGCACAGCTCTCAGATACCTGGAGTGACAGACTGGAACTCGGCGACGCCTTCATCTCAGACATGAAGTACTCCTACCGGGAGGACGACTGGGGATCCATCAACACAGAGATCTTCACAAGGAGGCTGAGGGACATCGACGGGGTTTACCATTCACGTTCAGATACAAAACACGGAGTCCTGGACCTGGACCATAACTACGAGTTCCTTGGCGGTTTCAGCCTTGCTGTTGAGAGGGTGAAAGGAAGGAGACCTGAACTCTTCATACTGAACCAGGTGAACCCGGCAAAACCAGGCATCGACACGCTCTCAGAGTTCATCCTCAGGGACCTGCACAGCAAGTTCTTCAACAGGGAATGGATCAGTGCCATGATGCGGGAGGGCTATGCCGGCGCCAGTTACATATCAGGTAACTTCTTTGAGAACCTCTGGGGCTGGAAGGTGACAGTACCAGACGCTGTGACTGATTCCATGTGGAACGAAGCAGTGAATATCTATATAAGGGACAGATATGGTCTCGGAGTCAGGGAATGGCTTTCAACAGGGAAGAATGCATATGCACTCATCAGTATAACAGGCACACTCCTAAACGCCGCCCGGAGGGGCTACTGGAATGCCGACAGGGAGACCCTGAGGATGCTGGCAGATATCTACGTGAGGACAACCAGTGAGTACGGTGTTGCATGCTGTCATCACACATGCGGTAACATCCAGCTCAACAGCTGGATACTGAAGCTCTCCTCACTGAATTCCGCTGAACTCAGGACCTTCCTTGAGAAATTCAGGTACGCCACAGGGGCTGCCATTCAGGTGGAAGGAGATCCCGCGCCTGATGTTACACCGGGCAGGCCCGGGGGATCAGAGAACCCATCCACACCTGGGGGATCAGAGGGACATATCAGCCCTGGTAGGAGCGTATCTGCGGTTTCAGAGGAGGCTTCAGCAAAATCTCAGAATACGCCTTCAGAGACCGGTAAAGAATCTGGTAAGGCATACGAGGTCGCAGCATCAAGTAACAGCAACTCCGGATCCACTGAAACTCCACTCTACGCCATACTGGGTATAGTTTCAATTGTCGCACTCCTTGGAGCCGGTTACCTTAAGGGTACCGGGAGGTAG